From Bradysia coprophila strain Holo2 chromosome IV unlocalized genomic scaffold, BU_Bcop_v1 contig_5, whole genome shotgun sequence, one genomic window encodes:
- the LOC119072003 gene encoding protein LTO1 homolog, protein MSANHENQIEPDINDVFDNIVFIEEKLTEQGYSDGFKDGQASGNSDGFHLGYHRGSELGAELGYYYGITTCYLQNKVEKGSKVAGVLVNLKQSLEEFPQTNDENCDIFELANAIRAQFRKACSLLKINGKYPEADDLNF, encoded by the coding sequence atGTCTGCTAAccacgaaaatcaaattgaaccAGATATTAACGACGTATTTGAcaatattgtttttattgaagaGAAATTAACCGAACAAGGATATTCGGACGGTTTTAAAGACGGACAGGCAAGCGGTAACTCTGACGGTTTTCATCTAGGATATCATCGTGGAAGTGAATTGGGTGCTGAACTTGGTTACTACTACGGAATCACGACGTGTTATCTACAAAATAAAGTCGAGAAAGGCTCTAAAGTAGCTGGTGTTCTGGTGAATTTGAAGCAGTCGCTTGAAGAATTTCCGCAAACGAACGACGAGAATTGTGATATATTTGAATTAGCAAATGCAATTAGAGCCCAGTTTCGTAAAGCCTGTTCGCTACTGAAAATTAATGGAAAGTACCCGGAAGCAGACGATTTAAACTTCTAA
- the LOC119071483 gene encoding cytochrome P450 9e2-like, giving the protein MFLWIVLVLLYLLYKWSTASHDYFRKRGIQFEEPLPLAGNLLNMVLGRESIVDITKRSYYNFEGSKIFGFFNFNQKVYILTDPEIIKRITIQDFDHFVNHDAMLSNLDRLFGKTLFGMQGQQWKDMRATLSPMFTSSKLKSIFGLLSNHAQDFVQHFEVKAGSDGKNDIDVLEIFARFTADGIATAVLGFEGDCVKNEKSFLYQKVRDILRDFGGPVGGLKFILGNTFPKLYKALNIQLTSDRTVEFFKRVIIDVMKERGREKITRPDIIQLMMQVKNGQLQSNENEGANDKDLGGFAAHEEHSLKSNVKNLQEIVDDDEYWIAQGVLFFVAGFDTSSNLLQSITYNLAMNPAIQEELYREVNEVACTLSGKQVTYEALHKMKFLDMVVCEGLRIQPPAPQIDRCCSKDYTMDLGSGKSIEIKKDEVIFLPFYLLHHDSKYFPNPEKFDPYRFSDENRNSIVTGSYLPFGLGPRACIGSRFALMEAKLLLFNVLANFKIVPSPKTPAKLTFSSNFNMRIKETVYLNFERRC; this is encoded by the exons ATGTTTTTGTGGATCGTCTTGGTGTTACTGTACCTTTTGTACAAATGGTCTACAGCAAGTCATGATTACTTTCGCAAGCGTGGAATACAGTTTGAGGAACCGCTACCTCTTGCCGGTAATCTTCTGAACATGGTATTGGGACGAGAATCGATAGTTGACATTACAAAGCGCTCCTATTACAACTTTGAAGGCTCAAA gatcttcggtttcttcaaTTTCAACCAAAAGGTTTACATTCTTACCGATCCAGAAATTATAAAGCGGATTACAATTCAAGATTTCGATCATTTTGTCAATCACGATGCAATGTTATCAAATCTGGATCGACTCTTTGGGAAGACTTTGTTTGGCATGCAGGGACAGCAATGGAAAGACATGCGAGCTACGCTATCGCCGATGTTCACCAGTTCTAAGTTGAAATCAATATTTGGACTACTGTCGAATCATGCACAAGACTTTGTTCAACACTTTGAAGTGAAAGCTGGAAGCGATGGAAAGAATGACATCGATGTGTTGGAGATATTCGCAAGGTTTACTGCCGACGGTATAGCAACTGCTGTGCTGGGTTTCGAAGGTGATTGtgtgaaaaacgaaaaaagttttttgtacCAAAAGGTTAGGGACATTCTCCGAGATTTTGGTGGACCTGTCGGAGGCCTAAAGTTTATCTTGGGTAACACATTTCCGAAGCTGTATAAAGCGCTGAACATACAACTAACTAGTGACAGAACGGTTGAATTCTTCAAACGCGTTATCATTGATGTAATGAAAGAACGGGGCCGTGAAAAGATCACGCGACCGGACATAATTCAACTGATGATGCAAGTAAAGAACGGTCAACTGCAATCAAATGAGAATGAGGGTGCAAATGACAAAGACCTTGGTGGCTTTGCAGCTCACGAGGAGCACAGTTTAAAGTCGAATGTGAAAAATCTCCAGGAAATCGTTGACGATGATGAGTACTGGATCGCTCAAG gagttcttttttttgttgctgggTTTGATACAAGCTCCAATCTCTTGCAATCGATTACATACAATTTGGCGATGAATCCTGCAATTCAAGAGGAATTGTATCGAGAAGTGAACGAAGTGGCCTGCACCTTAAGTGGCAAGCAAGTGACATACGAAGCGCTCCACAAAATGAAGTTCCTCGACATGGTCGTATGTGAGGGATTGAGAATACAACCACCAGCGCCACAAATCGACAGATGCTGTTCGAAGGACTACACAATGGATCTGGGAAGCGGAAAGTCGATTGAAATAAAGAAGGATGAAGTGATATTCCTTCCATTCTACTTGCTGCATCAcgattccaaatattttccgaatcCAGAGAAATTCGATCCGTATCGCTTCAGCGATGAAAACAGGAATTCCATTGTCACGGGAAGTTATCTTCCATTCGGACTCGGGCCGCGAGCGTGCATCGGGAG TCGGTTCGCATTAATGGAAGCCAAGCTATTGTTGTTCAATGTTTTAGCTAATTTCAAAATCGTTCCGTCTCCAAAAACGCCAGCTAAATTGacattttcgtcgaatttcaACATGCGAATTAAGGAAACGGTTTACTTGAATTTTGAACGTCGCTGTTAG